In one Micromonospora polyrhachis genomic region, the following are encoded:
- a CDS encoding TetR/AcrR family transcriptional regulator, translating to MTVEQQVTSAATPTVPAGTRRRSRRDEILEIAVGLFAARGYHGVSMDDIGAAAGVTGPALYHHFAGKEAMLAAALIPVSEELLAGGRSRVAERASDPRGALESLIDFHVEFALANPAVIALHLNELDRLPEEPRRQIRRLQRLYVEEWVSLLTALHRGLSAGEARVLAHAAFGLMNSTPFLGGEVDRQRRAALLRAATLAALLVDPDS from the coding sequence GTGACGGTGGAACAGCAGGTGACATCAGCGGCGACCCCAACGGTCCCCGCCGGGACTCGGCGGCGGTCGCGCCGCGACGAGATCTTGGAGATCGCGGTCGGCCTTTTCGCGGCCCGTGGCTACCACGGCGTCTCCATGGACGACATCGGCGCGGCGGCCGGGGTCACCGGCCCGGCCCTCTACCACCACTTCGCCGGCAAGGAGGCGATGCTCGCCGCCGCCCTGATTCCGGTAAGTGAGGAGTTGCTGGCCGGTGGACGTAGCCGGGTGGCGGAGCGGGCGAGCGACCCGCGCGGTGCGCTGGAGTCACTGATCGACTTCCATGTCGAGTTCGCGCTGGCCAACCCGGCGGTCATCGCGCTGCACCTGAACGAACTCGACCGGTTGCCCGAGGAGCCACGTCGGCAGATCCGTCGGCTTCAGCGCCTCTACGTCGAGGAGTGGGTCTCGCTGCTGACCGCGTTGCACCGGGGACTGTCGGCCGGCGAGGCCCGGGTGCTGGCGCACGCCGCCTTCGGCCTGATGAACTCCACCCCGTTCCTCGGTGGTGAGGTGGACCGGCAGCGGCGGGCCGCCCTGCTGCGGGCCGCGACCCTGGCTGCCCTGCTCGTGGATCCAGACTCGTGA
- a CDS encoding acetyl-CoA carboxylase biotin carboxylase subunit yields the protein MIESLLVANRGEIARRIIRTARRLGVRAVAVYSEADAGLPFVTEADEAVCIGPANPAQSYRNAEAILAAAKSTGVQAIHPGYGFLSENADFARTVESLGLIWVGPGADAITAMGDKINARNLMAAAGVPVAPGTTDPAADVEAAVAAATDIGYPVMVKAAAGGGGMGMGVAVDEAALRTEYDKVRAFAERMFGDGSVLIERYFPRVRHVEVQILGLADGRVIALGERECSVQRRNQKLVEESPSPAVSPELRERLLAAAVRAGEAVGYRNAGTVECLLVPRQRDFEGDGPGAEEFFFLEMNTRLQVEHPVTELVYGVDLVEEQLRVAAGLAPHFDPDALTARGHAIELRINAEDPKRFLPGPGAIRTWVEPSGEGVRVDSGYAPETTVTPFYDSLMAKLIVHGADRAEAISRARAAVVGFEVVGPKCNLPFFAELLENAEFVSGDYDTGIVGRMR from the coding sequence ATGATCGAGTCGTTGCTCGTCGCCAACCGAGGCGAGATCGCCCGTCGGATTATCCGTACCGCCCGACGACTGGGGGTACGGGCGGTGGCGGTCTACTCGGAGGCGGACGCCGGACTTCCGTTCGTCACCGAGGCTGATGAGGCGGTCTGCATCGGACCTGCCAACCCGGCGCAGAGCTACCGCAACGCCGAGGCGATCCTCGCCGCCGCGAAGTCGACCGGTGTCCAGGCGATCCACCCCGGCTACGGCTTTCTGTCGGAGAACGCCGACTTCGCCCGTACGGTGGAGAGCCTCGGCCTGATTTGGGTGGGACCCGGCGCGGATGCGATCACCGCGATGGGCGACAAGATCAATGCCCGGAACCTGATGGCGGCGGCCGGCGTGCCGGTGGCCCCCGGCACGACCGACCCGGCCGCCGACGTCGAGGCGGCGGTGGCCGCGGCGACCGACATCGGCTACCCGGTGATGGTCAAGGCTGCCGCTGGCGGCGGTGGGATGGGCATGGGCGTGGCGGTGGACGAGGCCGCGCTGCGCACCGAGTACGACAAGGTCCGCGCGTTCGCCGAGCGGATGTTCGGCGACGGCTCGGTGCTGATCGAGCGCTACTTTCCCCGGGTGCGCCACGTCGAGGTGCAGATCCTGGGGCTGGCCGACGGCCGGGTGATCGCCCTCGGTGAGCGGGAGTGCTCGGTGCAGCGCCGCAACCAGAAGCTGGTGGAGGAGTCGCCGTCGCCGGCCGTCTCGCCCGAGCTGCGCGAGCGGCTGCTGGCGGCGGCGGTACGCGCCGGCGAAGCGGTCGGCTACCGCAACGCCGGTACGGTCGAGTGCTTGTTGGTCCCACGTCAGCGGGACTTCGAGGGTGATGGTCCCGGGGCCGAGGAATTCTTCTTCCTGGAGATGAACACCCGGCTCCAGGTCGAGCATCCGGTGACCGAGCTGGTCTACGGAGTGGACCTGGTCGAGGAGCAGTTGCGGGTGGCGGCTGGTCTGGCCCCCCACTTCGACCCGGACGCGTTGACGGCGCGCGGGCACGCGATCGAGTTGCGGATCAACGCCGAGGACCCGAAGCGGTTCCTGCCCGGTCCCGGGGCGATCCGGACCTGGGTGGAACCCTCCGGCGAGGGGGTACGGGTCGACTCCGGCTACGCGCCGGAGACAACGGTGACGCCGTTCTACGACTCGCTGATGGCCAAGCTGATCGTGCACGGTGCCGACCGGGCGGAGGCGATCTCCCGGGCTCGGGCGGCGGTGGTCGGCTTCGAGGTCGTCGGCCCGAAGTGCAACCTGCCGTTCTTCGCGGAGTTGCTGGAGAACGCCGAGTTCGTCAGCGGCGACTACGACACCGGCATCGTCGGCCGGATGCGCTGA
- a CDS encoding epoxide hydrolase family protein, producing MRPFRLDIPDADLVDLRQRLDATRWPSEVPDVPWRRGVPLSYLKDLVDYWRTEYDWRVHEARLNQSPQFTTTIDEIDIHFVHVRSPEPDALPLVITHGWPGSIVEFLDIIGPLTDPRRYGGDPADAFHLVLPSLPGFGLSGPIREPGWDTTRIARAWAELMRRLGYHRYGAQGGDWGHTITRELAVIDADHVTGIHLNTLLTLPSGDPAEAAALTDADRARLERMIRAEPEMSGYAKLQSTRPQTLAYALTDSPVGQLAWIIEKFKEWTDFVDAPEDAIPRDLLLTNVMIYWLGAAGGSSANVYYEAAHPTGTPHPPSSTMPTGVAVFAHDIAAPVRRLAERDNNIVHWSEFDRGGHFAAMEEPDLFVADLREFFAQLR from the coding sequence ATCCGCCCGTTCCGCCTCGACATTCCCGATGCCGACCTGGTCGACCTGCGGCAACGGCTCGACGCCACCCGATGGCCGAGCGAGGTGCCGGACGTTCCGTGGCGGCGCGGCGTGCCGCTGTCCTACCTCAAGGACCTGGTCGACTACTGGCGGACCGAATACGACTGGCGCGTCCACGAGGCGCGGCTCAACCAGAGCCCACAGTTCACCACCACGATCGACGAGATCGACATCCACTTCGTCCACGTACGTTCTCCCGAACCCGACGCACTGCCGTTGGTCATCACACACGGCTGGCCGGGCTCGATCGTGGAGTTCCTCGACATCATCGGCCCGCTCACCGATCCACGCCGATACGGCGGTGACCCCGCCGACGCGTTCCACCTGGTCCTGCCCTCGCTACCCGGGTTCGGGCTCTCCGGACCGATCCGCGAACCGGGCTGGGACACCACCCGCATCGCCCGCGCCTGGGCCGAACTCATGCGCCGCCTCGGCTACCACCGCTACGGCGCACAGGGCGGCGACTGGGGCCACACCATCACCCGGGAACTCGCCGTCATCGACGCCGACCACGTCACCGGTATCCACCTGAACACGCTGCTCACCCTCCCCTCCGGCGACCCGGCCGAGGCCGCCGCCCTCACCGACGCCGACCGGGCCCGGCTGGAACGAATGATCCGCGCCGAACCGGAGATGTCCGGCTACGCGAAGCTCCAGTCGACCCGGCCGCAGACGCTGGCCTATGCCCTGACCGACTCGCCGGTCGGTCAACTCGCCTGGATCATCGAGAAGTTCAAGGAGTGGACCGACTTTGTCGACGCACCGGAGGATGCGATCCCGCGTGACCTGCTCCTGACCAACGTAATGATCTACTGGCTCGGGGCCGCTGGCGGCTCCTCGGCCAACGTCTACTACGAGGCGGCCCACCCGACCGGTACGCCGCACCCACCCTCGTCGACGATGCCGACCGGGGTCGCGGTCTTCGCCCACGACATCGCCGCACCGGTACGGCGACTCGCCGAACGCGACAACAACATCGTGCACTGGTCGGAGTTCGATCGTGGCGGACACTTCGCCGCCATGGAGGAGCCCGACCTGTTCGTCGCCGACCTACGCGAGTTCTTCGCGCAGCTACGGTGA
- a CDS encoding hydroxymethylglutaryl-CoA lyase has protein sequence MTQLPDSVSIREVGPRDGLQNEDPIPADAKVRLIDALSATGVRRIEAVSFVHPKAIPQMADADEVWARAQRNENVRYSALVPNTRGAQRALAAGFTEIEVVVSASDTHNRRNVNRSTAESLDDIAGLIALLHGSGAIAEVIISTSFGCPYEGDIDPARVAQIVDRVVADGADRVAFGDTTGMATPRRVRELLTAVRDRQPEIPLLLHFHNTRGTALANILTALEFGITEYDASVAGLGGCPYAPGASGNVATEEVVHMLHDMGIDTGIDLDALLDAAALAEELVGRELPSGVLRAGPRTRLTAS, from the coding sequence ATGACACAACTGCCGGACTCCGTCTCGATCCGCGAGGTCGGCCCCCGCGACGGTCTGCAGAACGAGGACCCGATCCCGGCCGACGCCAAGGTGCGGCTGATCGACGCGCTGTCGGCCACCGGCGTACGGCGGATCGAGGCGGTGTCGTTCGTGCACCCCAAGGCGATCCCGCAGATGGCCGACGCCGACGAGGTCTGGGCGCGGGCACAGCGCAACGAGAACGTCCGCTACTCGGCGCTGGTGCCCAACACCCGGGGCGCGCAGCGAGCCCTGGCCGCCGGGTTCACCGAGATCGAGGTGGTGGTCTCGGCCAGCGACACGCACAACCGACGCAACGTCAACCGGTCCACCGCCGAGTCGCTGGACGACATCGCCGGGCTGATCGCACTGCTGCACGGATCCGGTGCCATCGCCGAGGTGATCATTTCGACCAGCTTCGGCTGCCCGTACGAGGGGGACATCGACCCGGCCCGGGTGGCACAGATCGTCGACCGGGTGGTCGCCGACGGCGCGGACCGGGTCGCGTTCGGTGACACGACCGGGATGGCGACTCCGCGCCGGGTCCGGGAGTTGTTGACCGCCGTCCGCGACCGCCAGCCGGAGATTCCGCTGCTGCTGCACTTCCACAACACCCGGGGTACGGCGTTGGCCAACATCCTGACCGCGCTGGAGTTCGGCATCACCGAGTACGACGCCAGCGTCGCTGGCCTCGGCGGCTGCCCGTACGCGCCGGGGGCCAGCGGCAACGTGGCCACCGAGGAGGTGGTGCACATGCTGCACGACATGGGCATCGACACCGGGATCGACCTGGACGCCTTGCTGGATGCGGCGGCACTGGCCGAGGAGTTGGTCGGTCGGGAGTTGCCTTCCGGCGTGCTGCGAGCCGGCCCGCGTACCCGATTGACCGCATCCTGA